In Primulina eburnea isolate SZY01 chromosome 14, ASM2296580v1, whole genome shotgun sequence, the following proteins share a genomic window:
- the LOC140812893 gene encoding transcription factor TT8-like, translating into MRFISVCEMSSRGETLLQLEEDEIRNLFLGIMEGYKDTVIPPLSYFSPISISENVSSSRKRDEEQESIWAEKSLSERKRRKQINDNFSVLHSMVPSLFKIRKPSMEEIIDETVKFINSLQEEIHMLESLKKQPWHESKDAKKQVLSKCTNQNSSVNVTLLNNATFLAIDVPFRPGLMTDIVYVLDKHRTEILEARFSVNNQNLLTFAATLMGPNHHGHDIVIGKMKEELLRL; encoded by the exons ATGAGGTTCATTTCAGTGTGCGAAATGAGCAGCAGGGGAGAAACGCTGCTACAGTTGGAAGAAGATGAAATAAGAAATCTGTTTCTGGGCATTATGGAAGGGTACAAGGACACTGTGATCCCACCATTAtcttatttttcaccaatttCAATCAGCGAAAATGTGTCGAGTTCAAGAAAAAGAGATGAAGAACAGGAGTCCATTTGGGCTGAGAAATCACTCAGCGAACGCAAAAGGAGAAAGCAAATTAATGATAATTTCTCTGTTCTTCATTCTATGGTGCCCAGTCTTTTCAAGATCCGTAAG CCCTCGATGGAAGAGATTATAGATGAAACGGTGAAGTTCATTAATTCCCTTCAAGAAGAGATACACATGCTAGAGAGTTTAAAGAAACAGCCATGGCATGAATCAAAGGATGCAAAAAAGCAAGTTTTATCAAAATGCACAAACCAGAACTCCTCAGTCAATGTCACACTATTAAATAATGCCACATTTCTCGCCATCGACGTCCCGTTTAGACCTGGTTTGATGACTGATATCGTATATGTTCTGGATAAGCATCGAACTGAGATTTTGGAGGCAAGATTCTCGGTTAATAATCAAAACTTGTTGACATTCGCAGCCACGCTAATGGGACCGAATCATCATGGACACGACATTGTCATTGGGAAGATGAAGGAAGAGCTTCTACGCTTGTAG
- the LOC140813118 gene encoding uncharacterized protein: MMNSRNSIQNSIPDDIALQIASSLEVMDVCSLGSCSRFWKELCGSDCVWEVLCKDRWPTIAWDQKSDRKMDSNSKGWRELYIFKHNEMAGKAGLIHDFVERALAYESIEVGNYLKAIELLNSLHFGFKDVEMFLLKPKLHVLLNLVGLHYCIICLGVPVEYVVEALNQSQISERQVCVQWWKLGRWFYGFRLRDELHSRSVTLGDLVAYNEEVLGVLHRGAIHEVIRVQISIAKPMHSSWSQQVAQV; this comes from the exons ATGATGAATTCACGAAACAGCATACAGAATTCAATTCCAGATGATATTGCCCTCCAAATAGCTTCTTCCCTTGAG GTTATGGATGTGTGTTCATTAGGCAGTTGCTCCAGGTTCTGGAAGGAGCTTTGCGGGTCCGATTGCGTGTGGGAGGTTTTATGCAAAGACAGGTGGCCTACGATTGCTTGGGATCAGAAATCCGATCGAAAAATGGACTCCAATTCCAAG GGGTGGAGGGAGTTGTATATATTCAAACATAATGAGATGGCTGGAAAAGCAGGCTTGATACACGATTTTGTGGAACGAGCTTTAGCTTACGAGTCGATTGAGGTCGGAAATTATTTGAAAGCTATCGAATTACTCAATTCTCTGCATTTTGGTTTCAAAGATGTTGAAATGTTCTTACTCAAACCAAAGCTCCATGTGCTGCTTAACTTGGTTGGCCTGCATTACTGCATCATTTGTCTTGGCGTGCCG GTCGAGTATGTGGTGGAGGCACTAAACCAAAGCCAAATTTCGGAAAGGCAAGTGTGTGTCCAATGGTGGAAGCTTGGTAGATGGTTCTATGGTTTCCGTTTACGTGATGAATTACATTCTCGTAGTGTAACTTTGGGTGATTTAGTGGCATACAACGAAGAGGTCCTTGGTGTGCTTCATCGTGGTGCCATTCATGAAGTGATTCGTGTCCAAATTTCTATTGCTAAGCCTATGCATTCGTCCTGGTCACAACAAGTCGCTCAAGTGTGA